From the Sphingobium yanoikuyae genome, the window AGATCGGGCTGGTGACGCTGATCGGCCTCATCTCCAAGCACGGTATTCTCATGGTGTCCTTCGCCAATGAGATGCAGGAAAAGGAAGGGCTGAGCCGCATGGAGGCGATCCGCCATGCCGCCGCCGTCCGGATGCGGCCGGTGCTGATGACCACGGCGGCGATGGTAGCGGGGCTGGTTCCGCTGCTCTTCGCTGGCGGCGCCGGCGCAGCCAGCCGCTTTGCCATCGGCATCGTCGTCGTCATGGGCATGCTGATCGGCACGCTCTTCACCCTGTTCGTCCTGCCCACTTTCTACACGCTGCTGGCCGGCGACCATCGCAAGGCGGTGCCTGGCGATGAAGGCGCCCAGCCGGCGGGAGACCTTGTCCATGCATAAGAGCCTGTTGCCGCTGCTAGCGGCGCTGCTGGCCGGCGGATGCGCCGCCGGCCCCGACTATCACCGTCCCGAACCAAAGGCCGCCGCCAGTGGCGCTTTCGTGACGCAGGCCAATGCCTTCGATCCGACCGCGCCGCTGCCGGACCAATGGTGGAAACTCTATAATGATCCGGCGCTCGATGCGCTGGTGGCGCAGGCGCTGGTCGCCAACACCGACCTGCGCGTCGCCGCCGCCAATCTCGCCAAGGCCCGCGCCACGCTGAGCGAGGCCAAGGCAGGACGCCTGCCGGCCACCGACATCAATGGCGGGGTCAGCTATGGCGATGGGATGCAGGGCGCGGGCGGCGCCTTCACCCAGGATCAGGCGCAATGGTCGCAAAATGGCAGCCTGGCGCTGAGTTGGGAGGTTGACCTGTTCGGCCGCGTCAGCCGCGCGGTCGAGGCGGCCCGTGCCGATGCGCAGGCTGTGGAGGCGGCCCGTGACGCCGTGCGCGTGACGGTCGCGGCGGAAACGACACGGGCCTATCTCGATGCCTGTTCCTATGCTCATGCGCTTGGCGTGGCGCAGGATAGCTGGCGGGTCAGCACCGACAGTCTGGGGCTGGTGACCGCGCAGGAAAAAGCCGGATCTGTCGGCAAGTTCGATGTCGAGCGTGCCGCCGCCGCCGCCGCAAGCGCGCGTGCAGCGATCCCGGCGCTGGAAGCGCAGCATCAGGTCGCCCTGTTCGAGCTTGCGGCCCTGCTGGGCGCCACGCCCGCCGACATTCCCCTTTCTGCCCGGCAATGCATGACGCCGCCTGCCCCCGTGGCGGCATTGCCGGTGGGCGACGGCGCATCCCTGTTGCGCCGTCGCCCCGATCTGCGCCAGGCGGAACGGCAACTGGCGGCCGACACCGCACGGATCGGCGTCGCGACCGCCGCGCTCTATCCGAAGATCAGCCTGGGCGGGTCGGGCAATGTCTTCCGCAACGACAGCGTCCGCGGCAATGACAGTCTCAGCTTTTCGGTGGGACCGCTGCTCAGTTGGAGCTTCCCCAATATCAGCGTCGCGCGTGCCCGCATCCGTCAGGCCGAAGCGCAGGGGGACGCCTCGCTCGCCGCCTTCGACGGCACCGTCATCACGGCGCTCAAGCAGGTTGAACAGGCATTGACCAATGTCGGGCGTGAACAGGAAAGGCTGGCCGCTCTTGACGAGGCTGAGATTCGCTCGGCCCGCGCTTTCGATTTCGCCAGCCAGCGCTATCGGGCCGGGTCTGTCAGCCTGCTGGATGTGCTTGTTGCACAATCGGCCTTGCTGGACGCCCGAACGGCGCAGGCGACGGCGCTCCAGCGCCTATCCACCGCGCGCGTCGATCTGTTCAAGGCGCTTGGCGGTGGCTGGCAATCGGGCAACGCAAGCGCGCCCATTACTGGCGTCAGATAGAAGGACAAGCTGCAGCCGGCCTCCTGGAACAAATGCTCATCCACGGGAGGTCGGCTGCAGGGGGAGCGCCGCTGACGTCGCTTTCACCGTTGATGGTCAGTTAGGATCCAACATCCAGAAGCGTTGCGATGGCGATTCCCTTGAGCCGGGACCAATTGTGGAAAACGACCTTGTCGGCCAGCCCGGCATATCCAGCCGTATCCGTCGCTGGAAAATTGTCGAGCCGCAGCGAACTGCCGTCCGTGAGAAGGAGGCGCTGACAGATCACCAGCGCGCGCCGCTGGCCGAAAACATCAATGCTTTGACTTCACAGTAATTCAGCATCCTTATGCTCCAATTCGATGTCGTCTCCGCACCATTTCTCGAAGTATCGCAAATTCCGTTCCTTCAAGAGAGCAACGTTAATTTTGTCATCAATCGCTACAGGATTCCCTTCCCCCCCCCAATCAATCCAGCGATCAGAAACTGAAGCTGAGCGAGAGCGAGGCGACATTGTCGTTGCTGTCGTCGGCATCGGGGCGGAAGCCATGCTGATGGAGATAGCCGATCTCCGCATTCACATTCTTGGCCAGCGGCGTGGTGATCGCGATCAGGTTGCGCATCCGCTCCTCGCCCTGGACACGCTGGAAATTGGTCTTGTTGAGATCGATGAAGCTTTCATGGCTCAGGATCAGCGCGGTCTTGCCGCCTTCCTTGAAGGGCATGGTCAGCTTCACATAGGGCCGCAGGCGCCAGGCGGTGCCGTCAATCCCTTCGCGCCAGCGCTGCTCCATCCGCATCCGCGCGCTGACCGACACCGGGCCGAGCTTGAGGATATTGTCGACCGTCACCTGTTCGCGGGCGCGATGCTCCATCACGGTGAAATCGCCCCCATTATATTGCGGGTCATGGGTATAACCGGCCCAGACCGTCACCTGCTTGTCGAGCTTGTAACCAACCAGCGTGTTGCTCTCGATCTCGTACAGGCCATTCCGATCATTGCTGAAGCGGGCGACGATCTCCTGCTGGAGGCGCCAATGGTCGGACAGCTTCACCGTCGCGCTGGTGGTGGTCCAGAGTTGCTCATCCTCGCTGGCATGGGCGGTCGCGGGCAGCGCCATCAGGGCGAAAAGACAGAGGGACAGGCGGCGCATCGGGCATTGCTCTCCAACAGGGTTGGCGGGCCTCTATGACGATTCGATTACATGACAGCGTCAGTTTGATTGCTATTTTGTGACAATGGCAGTCCGGATGATTGCTGATACGCACATCCTCCGTCAGGCATTCGGCAGGCCGGAACATGTCGCGCCAAATCAGCCCGTTACATATTGCAATATAGTCGCAATATCATTAGCCGAGCGACATTGGGGAGAGGCCAGAAGGAGCGAACCGGCTCCATTCCTTATCCATTTCAACGGGATCGCCGCCTTGCCCAGCCTCCGCCTCGCGCGTCTTTGCGCCCTGCCCTTCCTGTTCGCGCCACTGCCCGTGCTGGCGCAGGCCCCGCTTGATGCGGCCGCCGGCGACAGCGACATCCTGGTCACCGCCCGCGCACAGAAACTCTATCGCGTCGAGGATAGCGAGATCGGCAAGATCCCGGCTGATCCCATGGACATTCCCCAGTCGGTGCAGGTCATCACCAGCGAGTTGATCCGCGATCAGGGCGCACGCGACATCACCGACCTTTATCGCAATGTCGCGGGCGTCAGCGCCAACCAATATGCCACCGTTACCTATCGCGGTTTCCGGCAGGAATCGATGTTCTATGACGGGCTGCGCGGCGACCCGTTCCAGGGCTTCGCCGTGCCGAACCTGTTCAGCATCGACCGGGTCGAGTTTCTCAAAGGACCGGTCGGCATGCTCTATGGCGCCAGTTCGCCGGGCGGCATGGTCAATTATGTCACTAAGAAGCCGCAGGACAAGTTCGCCGCATCGGTGCGCGCGGTGGTCGGCAATTATGATCGCTATGGCGCGTCGGGCGAAGTGACCGGGCCGATCGACGCCAATGGCGTGGTCGCGGGCCGGGCTGGCCTGTTCTACGAGAGCTTCGACACGGTGCAGCGCTTTTCCGGCAGTCGCAGCCTGGTCGCGGACGGCGGGCTGAAGTTCAAGCTGGCGCCCGACACCAGCCTGACGGTGCAGGCGACCCGTTATGACCAGGATCTGCCGGGCAACCGGCTGCGCGGCGTGGCAATCGATGCGGACGGCCACTTCCTGGCCGACCGGAGCTGGACCCATAATGAAAAGAACGACAAGCTGGACCTGAAGGGCACTGTGCTGCAGGCGCGGTTGGACAGCAAGCTGTCGGATGCGGTCAGCATCAATGCATCGGGTCGCTGGTTCCGCTATACCGAATATCAGCGCTATCATGAACCGCTGGGGCCAATCGACACCGATGGCGATGGCGTGGTCGATACCCAGCCGCGCGAATTCCGCTCGCAGCATCGCACGATCGAGGGCGCGAGCCTAGCGAGCAACATGATCGCCAGGCTGGAGACCGGCGGGATCAAACACACAATATTGGTCGGCGCCGACTGGTATCGCGAAACCCAGGATTTCAGTGGTGTGACGATCAAGGGCGTGCCGGGCCTGTCGCTGAGCAATCCCGTCTATGGCTTGAGCAATCCGACCGAGGCGGATCTGGCCGGCCTGACCCCGGAAGTGAATGCGTCGCGCGCCCATCGCTATGGCGTCTATGCCCAGGAACAGGCCGATATTGGCGAGCATGTCATCCTGGTCGGCGGCGTGCGCCATGACTGGTTTGACGACAAGGACGAGATTGGCGGCGC encodes:
- a CDS encoding TonB-dependent siderophore receptor — its product is MPSLRLARLCALPFLFAPLPVLAQAPLDAAAGDSDILVTARAQKLYRVEDSEIGKIPADPMDIPQSVQVITSELIRDQGARDITDLYRNVAGVSANQYATVTYRGFRQESMFYDGLRGDPFQGFAVPNLFSIDRVEFLKGPVGMLYGASSPGGMVNYVTKKPQDKFAASVRAVVGNYDRYGASGEVTGPIDANGVVAGRAGLFYESFDTVQRFSGSRSLVADGGLKFKLAPDTSLTVQATRYDQDLPGNRLRGVAIDADGHFLADRSWTHNEKNDKLDLKGTVLQARLDSKLSDAVSINASGRWFRYTEYQRYHEPLGPIDTDGDGVVDTQPREFRSQHRTIEGASLASNMIARLETGGIKHTILVGADWYRETQDFSGVTIKGVPGLSLSNPVYGLSNPTEADLAGLTPEVNASRAHRYGVYAQEQADIGEHVILVGGVRHDWFDDKDEIGGAYADGGRWSWRVGGIYKPVQSVSLYGSYAQSFEPQSPGNQNPAVGGPFAPIASRQFEVGAKGELMQGKLQPTIALYHIVRNGIVQVDPDLEPVNGLDQLSPVGEVTSKGIELTLAADISKNWVLTANYAYSDARITDSAEGATIDNAVGGRFPNAPHHQAGLWSRYQIPAWGTALALGGQYVSGQIDRRGAHIPGFTVFDGSITQDLGFAEAMIRVENIFDKTYAVATFDARKGAFVGRPRTVFLELRRDF
- a CDS encoding DUF2490 domain-containing protein, yielding MRRLSLCLFALMALPATAHASEDEQLWTTTSATVKLSDHWRLQQEIVARFSNDRNGLYEIESNTLVGYKLDKQVTVWAGYTHDPQYNGGDFTVMEHRAREQVTVDNILKLGPVSVSARMRMEQRWREGIDGTAWRLRPYVKLTMPFKEGGKTALILSHESFIDLNKTNFQRVQGEERMRNLIAITTPLAKNVNAEIGYLHQHGFRPDADDSNDNVASLSLSFSF
- a CDS encoding TrbI/VirB10 family protein — encoded protein: MICQRLLLTDGSSLRLDNFPATDTAGYAGLADKVVFHNWSRLKGIAIATLLDVGS
- a CDS encoding efflux transporter outer membrane subunit — protein: MHKSLLPLLAALLAGGCAAGPDYHRPEPKAAASGAFVTQANAFDPTAPLPDQWWKLYNDPALDALVAQALVANTDLRVAAANLAKARATLSEAKAGRLPATDINGGVSYGDGMQGAGGAFTQDQAQWSQNGSLALSWEVDLFGRVSRAVEAARADAQAVEAARDAVRVTVAAETTRAYLDACSYAHALGVAQDSWRVSTDSLGLVTAQEKAGSVGKFDVERAAAAAASARAAIPALEAQHQVALFELAALLGATPADIPLSARQCMTPPAPVAALPVGDGASLLRRRPDLRQAERQLAADTARIGVATAALYPKISLGGSGNVFRNDSVRGNDSLSFSVGPLLSWSFPNISVARARIRQAEAQGDASLAAFDGTVITALKQVEQALTNVGREQERLAALDEAEIRSARAFDFASQRYRAGSVSLLDVLVAQSALLDARTAQATALQRLSTARVDLFKALGGGWQSGNASAPITGVR